One genomic region from Fictibacillus marinisediminis encodes:
- a CDS encoding MMPL family transporter encodes MRDKGIFQMIGKGAFKYRKLIIVFWVLATAAFSMLAIKLPDSLSGSGFEMEGSFKKVENIMQNDFNQPKSSVMILFKSSNLSPDDPVYKKTVDEALRKLQSVDHAVSVTSPYGSPKMIKGKTAYATVNFDKSFDELKDSIKQIRKKTKSTKDMQIGITGGPVIAEDMNTASQKDLARAEAIGLPAALIILLLAFGGLIAAGLPIIIGLGSVVCAMGILFLIGQEFSLTIFILNVVPMIGLALGIDFALLLVNRFREELERQSIEDAVVISVLTAGRSIAFSGFCVFLGLSGMLLIQIDIFRSVALGGMVVVIISVINALTFLPAVLAVLGKRIDSFMLLRRKNGRSGWRKFASFVMKRPAIMLIFSVAILILALIPVHDLKLSIPEAESLPPHYESRIMFERFEDTFGKKELYPVTIVADGGGKVLTVRQLLNTEKLVKRLEKEKAVEHVDSLFSYTRSLTPAEILAASKTKQGSEKLKPVLDRYVKNDKTVIRAYLSIGVTSENAKKWVKKWEGKENGLELTLGGPTKFNQEIFDEIINKTPDGLSIVLLSTFVVLLIAFRSLFIPLKAILMNVISLSATFGILVWIFQSGYLMDPVSIGLMIPVFTFGIVFGLSMDYEVFLISRIQEVYQETGDNDKATLEGLTSTSKIITSAAAIMIVITGSFVFTDVMPVKQIGIAIALAILIDATLVRMILVPSLMRLMGRWNWWLPFRRKNIAKNHAH; translated from the coding sequence ATGAGAGACAAGGGCATCTTTCAAATGATTGGAAAAGGGGCTTTTAAATACCGCAAGCTCATTATCGTATTTTGGGTTTTAGCGACAGCAGCATTCAGCATGCTGGCCATTAAACTTCCGGATTCATTAAGCGGCAGCGGCTTTGAGATGGAAGGGTCATTCAAGAAAGTTGAAAATATAATGCAGAATGACTTTAACCAGCCAAAATCGTCTGTAATGATTCTGTTTAAATCAAGTAATCTCTCACCTGATGATCCAGTATACAAGAAGACGGTAGATGAGGCTCTGAGAAAATTGCAGTCTGTTGATCACGCAGTAAGTGTAACGTCCCCCTATGGGTCACCAAAAATGATTAAAGGGAAAACAGCATACGCTACCGTGAATTTTGATAAAAGCTTTGATGAATTAAAGGATTCTATCAAGCAGATTCGGAAAAAGACGAAAAGTACAAAGGATATGCAGATTGGCATTACAGGCGGACCAGTGATTGCAGAAGATATGAATACCGCCAGCCAGAAGGATCTCGCCCGAGCGGAAGCGATCGGCCTTCCTGCGGCACTGATCATATTGCTGCTGGCGTTCGGGGGATTAATCGCAGCCGGGTTGCCCATAATCATCGGCTTGGGCAGTGTGGTCTGCGCTATGGGGATTCTTTTTCTGATTGGCCAGGAGTTCAGCTTAACCATATTCATCCTTAATGTAGTGCCAATGATCGGGCTCGCCCTAGGTATTGATTTCGCACTCCTGCTCGTTAATCGGTTTAGAGAAGAACTTGAACGTCAGAGTATAGAGGACGCAGTTGTCATCTCGGTACTTACTGCAGGAAGATCCATTGCTTTTTCAGGATTTTGTGTGTTTCTGGGTCTTTCAGGGATGCTGCTGATTCAGATTGATATCTTCAGATCCGTTGCACTCGGCGGAATGGTCGTCGTCATTATTTCTGTTATTAACGCACTCACATTTCTTCCTGCTGTTTTGGCAGTACTCGGTAAACGAATTGATTCTTTTATGCTGCTGAGGCGAAAAAACGGCCGTTCAGGATGGAGAAAATTTGCTTCATTCGTGATGAAGAGACCTGCAATCATGCTTATATTTTCAGTAGCGATCTTAATCTTGGCCCTAATCCCTGTCCATGATTTAAAGCTTTCTATCCCTGAAGCCGAGTCTCTTCCGCCTCATTATGAATCAAGAATTATGTTTGAGCGATTTGAAGACACGTTTGGCAAGAAAGAATTATATCCTGTTACCATTGTTGCTGATGGCGGCGGAAAGGTATTGACCGTCCGCCAATTATTGAACACCGAAAAGCTCGTTAAGCGGCTTGAAAAGGAAAAAGCAGTAGAACATGTTGACTCCCTGTTTTCCTACACAAGAAGCCTGACACCGGCTGAAATTCTTGCAGCCAGCAAAACTAAACAAGGCAGTGAAAAACTGAAGCCTGTTTTAGATCGCTATGTAAAAAACGATAAGACAGTGATCAGAGCTTATCTTTCAATTGGTGTCACTTCAGAAAATGCAAAAAAATGGGTGAAAAAATGGGAGGGAAAAGAGAATGGATTAGAGCTGACCCTCGGCGGACCCACAAAGTTTAATCAGGAGATTTTTGATGAAATCATTAATAAAACACCAGACGGTCTATCCATTGTCCTTTTATCGACTTTTGTTGTTCTTCTCATCGCCTTTCGATCGCTATTTATCCCTTTAAAAGCCATTTTAATGAATGTTATTAGCCTTTCTGCGACATTCGGAATTCTCGTGTGGATTTTTCAGAGTGGTTATTTAATGGATCCTGTCAGTATAGGTTTGATGATCCCAGTCTTTACGTTTGGTATTGTGTTTGGTCTCAGTATGGATTATGAGGTTTTCCTGATTTCCAGGATTCAGGAAGTCTATCAGGAAACCGGTGATAATGATAAGGCGACATTGGAAGGTTTAACGTCAACCTCCAAAATCATTACATCCGCGGCAGCCATCATGATTGTCATTACGGGATCGTTCGTGTTTACTGATGTTATGCCTGTAAAACAAATTGGTATCGCCATCGCACTCGCCATCCTTATTGATGCCACACTCGTCAGAATGATCCTCGTTCCCTCATTAATGAGACTGATGGGCAGATGGAACTGGTGGCTGCCCTTTCGAAGGAAAAATATAGCGAAGAACCATGCTCATTGA